The genomic window GTGGCGCGGCTGACGCGGCCGCCCTTCTGCTTGAGGCGGACGAACAGCTCGTCCGCGTCGAAGTGGTCGGGCGTGGCGTAGACCTCGTCGAGGATCGCGAAGCGCTCCGGCGTCTGGCGCTGACCGCGCTCCCTCAGGAAAGCGCTGAAGGTGCGGGTGACTTCGTCGAGTTGGGTCTGGGGAAGAACGGACACAGGCAGTTCGGATAGGGTCCGAAGTCAACCGGAGGAGCGCTCGCCGGTTCCGACAGACGCCTCGTCGAGCAGACGCTCCACGTCACGCACGATGTCGGCGTGGAGCACGTCCGCCGGGCGCGTGCCGTCGAGGCGGAGGACGCGCTCCGGCTCGGCATCGGCCAGGCGCAGGTAGGCGGCGCGGACCTGCTCGAAGAACGCGGTGCCGGCCTCCTCCATCCGGTCGCCGCCGGCCCCGCCGCGCCGCTCGCTGGCGACGGCAAGCGGCACGTCCACGAGGTAGGTCCGGCGCGGGCGCAGGTTGCTCGTCACGAACGCGTGGAACGAGCGCAGCCACCCCGCCTCGGCGATGCCGCGCCCGGCCCCCTGGTAGGCCGTCGTCGAGTCGTAGAACCGGTCGGCGATCACGAGCCGCTTGTCCTCCAGCGCCGGGCGCACGACCTCGTGAACGAGTTGGGCGCGGGCGGCAGCAAACAGAAGCAGCTCGGCGCGGGCGTCGACGTGGGCGTCCGGGTCCAGGAGGAGAGCACGGACGTGCTCCGAGAGGTCGGTGCCGCCGGGCTCGCGGACGAGGAGCGGGCGCCAGCCCTCGGCCTCGGCGTGGGCGCGGAGCAGCCGCGCCTGCGTGCTCTTGCCGCTGCCGTCGATGCCTTCG from Bacteroidota bacterium includes these protein-coding regions:
- the tmk gene encoding dTMP kinase; protein product: MLITFEGIDGSGKSTQARLLRAHAEAEGWRPLLVREPGGTDLSEHVRALLLDPDAHVDARAELLLFAAARAQLVHEVVRPALEDKRLVIADRFYDSTTAYQGAGRGIAEAGWLRSFHAFVTSNLRPRRTYLVDVPLAVASERRGGAGGDRMEEAGTAFFEQVRAAYLRLADAEPERVLRLDGTRPADVLHADIVRDVERLLDEASVGTGERSSG